In the Candidatus Bathyarchaeia archaeon genome, CTACTTAACCCATATCTAGAGGCATTAATGCCCAAACTAAGCCAGAAAGACTACGATAAACTGGCTGCCATAGACAACCCAAACGTCCACGAATTCATAGCCAAAGCAAGCGACCTTGGACACCCAGACCAAATCTTTGTCTGCAGTGATGCAGCTGAAGACATCGCCTATGTTAGGCGTCAAGCTGTCGCTACAGGCGAAGAACAAGCAACCTTAACACTGAAAGGGCACACTTTCCATTTCGACGGCGAATACGACCAAGGTCGAGACCGACCAAATACCAAATACTTGGTTCCCCGTGGAATCTCCCTGAGCAAAGCCCTCAACCAAATTGACAGGCAAGAGGGTCTAGCCGAAGTGAAAGGGCTACTTAAAGACTCCATGAAAGGCAAAACCATGATTGTCCGCTTCATCTCACTGGGCCCAACAAACTCTGTTTTCACAATACTCGGCTTGCAATGCACCGACTCATGGTACGTAGCCCACTCCGAAGACCTCCTCTACCGTTCTGGTTACGGCGAATTTGTCAAAGCAGGAACAAAAAGCGACTTTCTGCGGGTGCTACACTCGGCTGGAAAACTTAGCCCCGATATGGTTAGTCTTGAGCACCAGAAAAAACGCATCTACATCGACAACATGGACAACACCATCTACAGCGTGAACACCCAGTACGCGGGAAACTCTGTAGGATTCAAAAAACTTGCCTTCCGACTGGCTATACGCAAAGCAAACTACGAAGGCTGGCTTGCTGAACACATGCTCCTTATGGGTGTGCACGGACCTAATGGTCGCAAAACCTACTTTGCAGGTGCGTTCCCCAGTGCATGCGGCAAAACCTCAACTGCCATGCTGCCCGGAGAAACCATTCTTGGCGACGACATCGCTTACCTGCGACCCATAGACTCTGTGGCGCGAGCCGTAAACGTAGAGTCAGGCATTTTTGGCATCATCAAAGATGTCAACCCAAAAGACGACCAACTCATCTACAAAGTACTC is a window encoding:
- a CDS encoding phosphoenolpyruvate carboxykinase (GTP), which codes for MPKLSQKDYDKLAAIDNPNVHEFIAKASDLGHPDQIFVCSDAAEDIAYVRRQAVATGEEQATLTLKGHTFHFDGEYDQGRDRPNTKYLVPRGISLSKALNQIDRQEGLAEVKGLLKDSMKGKTMIVRFISLGPTNSVFTILGLQCTDSWYVAHSEDLLYRSGYGEFVKAGTKSDFLRVLHSAGKLSPDMVSLEHQKKRIYIDNMDNTIYSVNTQYAGNSVGFKKLAFRLAIRKANYEGWLAEHMLLMGVHGPNGRKTYFAGAFPSACGKTSTAMLPGETILGDDIAYLRPIDSVARAVNVESGIFGIIKDVNPKDDQLIYKVLTTPGEIIFSNVLIKDGKPYWLGMGSELPKEGTNYTGAWFEGKKDENENDIPAAHKNARYAVALKALENCDPELNNPDGVVLGGIMYGGRDAKAYVPVQQSFDWDHGIIAYGASLETETTFATIGKEGVPEINMMSIQDFISIPLGQNIRNNLEFGKKLKQAPIVFGVNYFLKDKDNGEYLNSPQDKHIWVKWMEKRVHGEVDAIETPTGWIPKYDDLVPIFKEVLGKDYSKEDYIKQFTVRVPENLAKIERVTHFYQENVSDIPLELFGILYMQRQRLLKAQETFGDYISPEKFA